A single genomic interval of Ramlibacter sp. harbors:
- a CDS encoding YihY family inner membrane protein produces the protein MNFQQLLQDLSNFPWKSTALTLRERFREDRLGLTASSLTFTTTIALVPFFTVVLAVFTAFPMFSKLQGTLQTWLVQSLVPDTIARQVLGYLTQFAGKASRLGTVGVAALFVTALALILTIDRTLNNIWRVRRPRPFTQRVLVYWATMTLGPLVLAASLATTSYVISASRGLVGGMPGGVRYLLDALEFVLLSGGLAALYRYVPHTHVKRGHAWAGGLFAALGIEVAKNLLALYISVVPTYSAVYGAFATLPILLVWIYVAWVIVLLGAVVAAYLPSLLQGVARRGGGHGWQFQLALEVLQQLNRSRPTARRGLSAAELERALQVDTLQLEPVFETLTALDWVGRLNEVDDEAETRYILLADPDSTVMEPLVRHLLLAHTPGTENLWKNIRLPALLLRDAL, from the coding sequence ATGAACTTCCAGCAACTCCTGCAGGACCTTTCCAACTTCCCCTGGAAATCCACGGCGCTGACCCTGCGCGAGCGCTTCCGCGAGGACCGCCTGGGCCTGACGGCCAGCAGCCTGACCTTCACCACCACCATTGCGCTGGTGCCGTTCTTCACCGTGGTGCTGGCCGTGTTCACCGCCTTCCCGATGTTCAGCAAGTTGCAGGGCACGCTGCAGACCTGGCTGGTGCAAAGCCTGGTGCCCGACACCATTGCGCGCCAGGTGCTGGGCTACCTGACCCAGTTCGCGGGCAAGGCCAGCCGGCTGGGCACGGTGGGCGTGGCGGCGCTGTTTGTGACGGCGCTGGCGCTGATCCTGACCATTGACCGCACCCTCAACAACATCTGGCGGGTGCGCCGGCCGCGGCCGTTCACGCAGCGCGTGCTGGTGTACTGGGCCACCATGACGCTCGGGCCGCTGGTGCTGGCGGCCAGCCTGGCCACCACCTCGTATGTGATCTCGGCCTCGCGCGGGCTGGTGGGCGGCATGCCGGGCGGCGTGCGCTACCTGCTGGACGCGCTGGAGTTTGTGCTGCTCTCGGGCGGGCTGGCCGCGCTGTACCGCTACGTGCCGCACACCCATGTCAAGCGCGGCCACGCCTGGGCCGGTGGCCTGTTCGCGGCGCTGGGCATCGAGGTGGCCAAGAACCTGCTGGCGTTGTACATCAGCGTGGTGCCCACTTACTCGGCGGTGTACGGCGCCTTTGCCACGCTGCCCATCTTGCTCGTGTGGATCTATGTGGCCTGGGTGATCGTGCTGCTGGGTGCCGTGGTGGCGGCCTACCTGCCCAGCCTGCTGCAGGGCGTGGCACGGCGCGGTGGCGGGCACGGCTGGCAGTTCCAGCTCGCGCTGGAGGTGCTTCAGCAGCTCAACCGCTCGCGCCCCACGGCACGGCGCGGGCTGAGCGCGGCGGAACTGGAGCGCGCGCTGCAGGTCGACACCCTGCAGCTGGAGCCGGTGTTCGAGACGCTGACGGCGCTGGACTGGGTGGGCCGGCTCAACGAGGTCGATGACGAGGCCGAGACCCGCTACATCCTGCTGGCCGACCCCGACTCGACGGTGATGGAGCCGCTGGTGCGCCACCTGCTGCTGGCGCACACGCCGGGCACCGAGAATTTGTGGAAAAACATCCGCCTGCCCGCGCTGCTGCTGCGCGACGCGCTATGA
- a CDS encoding DUF2069 domain-containing protein, which produces MSLQDPHAPPEPASPNDRHVRLTRWLAVGSVLGLIALGLAWELFLAPVRPGGSWLALKVLPLCFPLAGLLRNRMYTYRWVSLVVWLYFIEGVVRASGDRAPSSYLALVEVALCLSLFAACVLHVRLRQKRAVG; this is translated from the coding sequence ATGTCCCTGCAAGACCCCCACGCCCCGCCCGAGCCCGCCTCCCCGAACGACCGCCATGTGCGGCTCACGCGCTGGCTGGCCGTGGGCAGCGTGCTGGGGCTGATCGCCCTGGGCCTGGCCTGGGAGCTTTTTCTGGCGCCGGTGCGTCCGGGCGGCTCCTGGCTGGCGCTGAAGGTGCTGCCGCTGTGCTTCCCGCTGGCGGGGCTGCTGCGCAACCGCATGTACACCTACCGGTGGGTCAGCCTGGTGGTGTGGCTGTATTTCATTGAAGGCGTGGTGCGCGCCAGCGGCGACCGCGCGCCCAGCTCCTACCTGGCGCTGGTGGAAGTGGCGCTGTGCCTGAGCCTGTTTGCCGCCTGTGTGCTGCATGTGCGGCTGCGGCAAAAGAGGGCCGTCGGATGA
- a CDS encoding FAD-binding oxidoreductase produces the protein MNLLNDQLRAIVGAAHVLTHDDPTADLSAWEQDWRKRVRGKALAVVRPGNTVEVAAVVKACAAAGASIVPQGGNTGLVVGSTPDGSGTQVVLSLTRMNRVRAIDGANLTMTVEAGCILQTLQETARKAGFLFPLSLAAEGSCTIGGNLGTNAGGTQVVRYGNARELCLGLEVVTAQGEVWDGLSGLRKDNTGYDLRDLFIGSEGTLGVITAATLKLHPLPAATLTAWAAVPSLEQAVALLGLAHQQLGAGLTGFEVMGQFALGLVARHYPQVRVPFHDSTPYCVLLENSDSESEAHARERFEALLETALEQGCVTDAVVAENLTQAHQLWHVRESIPLAQAEEGLNIKHDISIAVSRIPAFCAETDALLQRDIPGVRLVNFGHLGDGNLHYNVQAPAGGDAAAFLRDHEERVNTLVYDQVRAFGGSISAEHGVGELKAGKLPHYKSPVALQMMAAIKQALDPQGIMNPGRVLTATPGAVSRAG, from the coding sequence ATGAACTTGCTGAATGACCAGCTGCGCGCCATCGTCGGCGCCGCCCACGTGCTCACCCACGACGACCCCACAGCCGACCTGAGCGCCTGGGAGCAGGACTGGCGCAAGCGCGTGCGCGGCAAGGCGCTGGCCGTGGTGCGCCCGGGCAACACCGTCGAGGTGGCGGCCGTGGTCAAGGCCTGCGCCGCCGCGGGCGCCAGCATCGTGCCGCAAGGCGGCAACACCGGCCTGGTGGTGGGCTCCACGCCTGACGGCTCGGGCACGCAGGTCGTGCTCAGCCTCACGCGCATGAACCGCGTGCGCGCCATCGACGGCGCCAACCTGACCATGACCGTGGAGGCCGGCTGCATCCTGCAGACGCTGCAGGAGACGGCCAGGAAGGCCGGCTTCCTGTTCCCGCTGAGCCTGGCGGCCGAAGGCAGCTGCACCATCGGCGGCAACCTGGGCACCAATGCCGGCGGCACGCAGGTGGTGCGCTACGGCAATGCGCGCGAGCTGTGCCTGGGACTGGAGGTGGTCACGGCGCAGGGCGAGGTCTGGGACGGCCTGAGCGGCCTGCGCAAGGACAACACCGGCTACGACCTGCGCGACCTGTTCATTGGCAGCGAGGGCACGCTGGGCGTCATTACCGCCGCCACGCTCAAGCTGCATCCGCTGCCGGCCGCCACCCTCACAGCCTGGGCCGCTGTGCCTTCGCTGGAGCAGGCCGTGGCGCTGCTGGGCCTGGCCCACCAGCAGCTGGGCGCAGGCCTCACGGGTTTTGAAGTGATGGGCCAGTTTGCGCTGGGCCTGGTGGCGCGGCACTACCCGCAGGTGCGCGTGCCCTTCCATGACAGCACGCCGTACTGCGTGCTGCTGGAAAATTCCGACAGCGAGAGCGAAGCCCATGCGCGCGAGCGCTTCGAGGCCCTGCTGGAGACCGCGCTGGAACAAGGCTGCGTCACCGATGCCGTGGTGGCCGAAAACCTCACGCAGGCCCACCAGCTATGGCATGTGCGCGAGAGCATTCCGCTGGCGCAGGCCGAAGAAGGCCTGAACATCAAGCACGACATCTCGATTGCCGTGTCGCGCATTCCCGCGTTCTGCGCCGAGACCGATGCCCTGCTGCAGCGTGACATCCCGGGCGTGCGCCTGGTCAACTTCGGCCACCTGGGCGACGGCAACCTGCACTACAACGTGCAGGCGCCGGCCGGTGGTGATGCCGCGGCCTTCCTGCGCGACCACGAGGAACGGGTCAACACGCTGGTCTATGACCAGGTGCGCGCCTTTGGCGGCTCGATCTCGGCCGAGCATGGCGTGGGCGAACTCAAGGCCGGCAAGCTGCCCCACTACAAGTCGCCCGTGGCGCTGCAGATGATGGCGGCGATCAAGCAGGCGCTGGACCCGCAGGGCATCATGAACCCGGGGCGGGTGCTCACGGCCACCCCCGGCGCCGTGTCCCGGGCCGGGTGA
- a CDS encoding type II toxin-antitoxin system CcdA family antitoxin yields the protein MTANAAPVPAGAKKPVNLSLDAQTVEKARSLGMNLSQTVDALLAKEVNQRYWQQWREDNREAFDAYNAQIRQRGLTLAPYRTWAKGAEADQPK from the coding sequence ATGACAGCCAACGCTGCCCCCGTGCCAGCCGGCGCCAAAAAGCCCGTCAATCTGAGCCTGGACGCCCAGACGGTTGAGAAAGCGCGCTCGCTGGGCATGAATTTGTCGCAAACAGTGGATGCGCTGCTGGCCAAAGAAGTCAACCAGCGTTACTGGCAACAATGGCGCGAGGACAACCGGGAAGCGTTTGACGCGTACAACGCTCAGATCCGCCAGCGCGGCCTGACCCTTGCCCCCTACAGGACCTGGGCCAAAGGCGCAGAGGCCGACCAGCCGAAATAA
- a CDS encoding CcdB family protein produces the protein MARFDVYPNPAASERRHTPYLLDVQNNYLDLIETTVVVPLCSADAMPLRARDLNPALSVKGRQVILNTAEIGAIPTRLLRAPVAHLGPSQADIQTALDTLFGGH, from the coding sequence ATGGCGCGTTTTGACGTCTATCCCAACCCCGCCGCGTCCGAGCGCAGGCATACGCCGTACTTGCTCGACGTGCAGAACAACTATTTGGACCTGATCGAGACCACCGTGGTGGTGCCGCTTTGCAGCGCCGACGCCATGCCCTTGCGCGCCCGGGACCTGAACCCGGCCCTGTCGGTCAAGGGCAGGCAGGTCATACTGAACACCGCTGAAATTGGCGCCATCCCGACGCGGCTGCTGCGCGCGCCCGTGGCTCATCTGGGCCCGTCCCAGGCGGACATCCAGACAGCCCTCGACACCCTTTTCGGCGGGCACTGA
- a CDS encoding thymidylate synthase yields MKNRPVRSQYEDFMRHVYTTGAPKTDRTGTGTRSVFGYQMRFDLNEGFPLVTTKKVHLKSIIQELLWFLTGSSNNNWLKERGVTIWDEWAREDGDLGPVYGVQWRSWPTPDGGHIDQIADVIKTLKTNPDSRRIIVSAWNVAELSKMALMPCHAFFQFYVAPSQVAGEPARLSCQLYQRSADIFLGVPFNIASYALLTHMVAQQCDLAVGDFIWTGGDCHIYSNHHEQVELQLSRTPYPYPLLNIKRRPDSMFGYEYEDFEVLDYQCHGAIKAPVAV; encoded by the coding sequence ATGAAAAACCGCCCCGTCCGCTCCCAGTACGAAGACTTCATGCGCCACGTGTACACCACGGGCGCGCCCAAGACCGACCGCACCGGCACGGGCACGCGCAGCGTGTTTGGCTACCAGATGCGGTTTGATCTCAATGAAGGCTTTCCGCTGGTCACCACCAAGAAGGTGCACCTCAAGTCCATCATCCAGGAACTGCTGTGGTTCCTGACCGGCTCGTCCAACAACAACTGGCTCAAGGAGCGCGGCGTGACGATCTGGGACGAATGGGCGCGCGAGGACGGCGACCTGGGCCCGGTCTATGGCGTGCAATGGCGCAGCTGGCCCACGCCCGATGGCGGCCACATCGACCAGATTGCCGATGTCATCAAGACCCTCAAAACCAACCCCGATTCGCGCCGCATCATCGTGAGCGCGTGGAACGTGGCCGAGCTCAGCAAGATGGCGCTGATGCCCTGCCACGCGTTCTTCCAGTTCTACGTGGCGCCATCGCAGGTGGCTGGCGAGCCCGCCAGACTGAGCTGCCAACTCTACCAGCGCAGCGCCGACATTTTCCTCGGCGTGCCGTTCAACATCGCGAGCTACGCGCTGCTGACCCACATGGTGGCCCAGCAATGCGACCTGGCGGTGGGCGACTTCATCTGGACCGGCGGCGACTGCCACATCTACAGCAACCACCACGAGCAGGTGGAACTGCAATTGAGCCGCACGCCCTACCCTTACCCGCTGCTGAACATCAAGCGCAGGCCCGACTCGATGTTTGGCTACGAGTACGAGGACTTTGAAGTGCTGGACTACCAATGCCACGGGGCCATCAAGGCGCCCGTGGCGGTTTGA
- a CDS encoding dihydrofolate reductase produces MKINVIWAQAHQRVIGLNNAIPWRLPEDMARFKALTMGCPVIMGRKTWDSLPPRFRPLPGRRNVVVTRSPDWKENGAESAPSLDMALQLCEQAPEVWVIGGAQIYAQALPLARRAAITEIDADFAGDAHAPELGAHWREVARERHTSSNGLVFSFVDHINTQQQGS; encoded by the coding sequence GTGAAGATCAACGTGATCTGGGCCCAGGCCCACCAGCGCGTGATTGGGCTGAACAACGCCATCCCCTGGCGCCTGCCCGAGGACATGGCGCGCTTCAAGGCGCTCACCATGGGCTGCCCCGTGATCATGGGCCGCAAGACCTGGGACTCGCTGCCACCCCGGTTCAGGCCCTTGCCCGGGCGCCGCAATGTGGTGGTCACGCGGTCCCCTGACTGGAAAGAAAATGGCGCCGAGTCCGCTCCCAGCCTGGACATGGCGCTACAACTTTGCGAGCAGGCGCCGGAAGTCTGGGTGATTGGCGGTGCCCAGATTTACGCGCAGGCCCTGCCGCTGGCGCGGCGCGCGGCCATCACGGAAATCGATGCCGATTTTGCCGGCGATGCCCATGCGCCCGAGCTGGGCGCCCATTGGCGGGAGGTGGCCCGCGAGCGCCACACCTCGTCCAACGGGCTGGTCTTCAGCTTCGTCGACCACATCAACACACAGCAACAAGGAAGCTGA
- a CDS encoding DUF4337 domain-containing protein codes for MSAGGFHVHGPHDHELEHAAQGEHGTTAHHGIGGGSLTNQIAVFTAIVATVGAIFAYMGGATQANAGLYKNNAAIKKTEASNQWNYFQSKSTKQSLAELSRDLTAAESEKAKYQVKIERYEKEKNEIKAAADRLEAEATVWDKKSDAQMHQHHRWAQATTALQVSIALAAIALLTKKKWLEYGMFGVAGVGAVIGTLALLHI; via the coding sequence ATGTCCGCAGGCGGATTTCATGTGCACGGCCCGCACGACCATGAGCTGGAACACGCGGCCCAGGGCGAACACGGCACAACGGCGCACCACGGCATTGGCGGCGGCAGCCTGACCAACCAGATTGCCGTGTTCACGGCCATCGTGGCCACGGTGGGCGCCATCTTTGCCTACATGGGCGGCGCCACCCAGGCCAACGCCGGCCTGTACAAGAACAACGCGGCCATCAAGAAGACCGAAGCCTCCAACCAGTGGAATTACTTCCAGTCCAAGAGCACCAAGCAATCGCTGGCCGAGCTGTCACGCGACCTGACGGCGGCTGAGAGCGAAAAGGCCAAGTACCAGGTCAAGATCGAGCGCTACGAAAAAGAGAAGAACGAGATCAAGGCCGCCGCCGACCGGCTGGAAGCCGAGGCGACCGTCTGGGACAAAAAGTCAGACGCGCAGATGCACCAGCACCACCGCTGGGCCCAGGCCACCACGGCCTTGCAGGTGTCCATCGCGCTGGCGGCCATTGCGCTGCTCACCAAAAAGAAATGGCTGGAGTACGGCATGTTTGGCGTGGCGGGCGTGGGCGCCGTCATCGGCACCCTCGCCTTGCTGCACATTTGA
- the xth gene encoding exodeoxyribonuclease III, producing MKIATWNVNSLTARLQHVLDWLAANPVDALCLQELKMTDDKFPFDALQAAGYHAAAFGQKTYNGVAILSRTPVRDVVRNIAGFADEQSRVIAATLDTAAGPLRLVNGYFVNGQEPGSEKFAYKMKWLDALHGWLREELAGHPQLALLGDFNITPEDRDSYDPDGLRETIHHTTEERDQFKRLLALGLTDSFRLFEQPEKSYSWWDYRMLGYPKNRGLRIDHILVSEALKPRVQGCVVDRVPRKWDKPSDHAPVIAEIA from the coding sequence CTGAAGATCGCCACCTGGAACGTCAACTCGCTGACCGCGCGCCTGCAGCATGTGCTGGACTGGCTGGCCGCCAACCCCGTGGATGCGCTGTGCCTGCAGGAGCTCAAGATGACGGATGACAAGTTTCCGTTCGACGCGCTGCAGGCCGCGGGCTACCACGCGGCGGCCTTTGGCCAGAAGACCTACAACGGCGTCGCCATCCTGAGCCGCACGCCGGTGCGCGACGTGGTGCGCAACATCGCCGGCTTTGCCGACGAGCAGTCGCGCGTGATTGCCGCGACGCTGGACACCGCGGCCGGCCCGCTGCGCCTGGTCAATGGCTACTTCGTCAACGGGCAGGAGCCCGGCAGCGAGAAGTTTGCCTACAAGATGAAGTGGCTGGACGCACTGCACGGCTGGCTGCGCGAGGAGCTGGCCGGGCATCCGCAGCTGGCGCTGCTGGGCGACTTCAACATCACGCCCGAGGACCGCGACAGCTACGACCCCGACGGCCTGCGCGAAACCATCCACCACACCACCGAGGAGCGCGACCAGTTCAAGCGCCTGCTGGCGCTGGGCCTGACCGACAGCTTCCGGCTGTTCGAGCAGCCCGAAAAGAGCTACTCATGGTGGGACTACCGCATGCTGGGCTACCCCAAGAACCGTGGCCTGCGCATTGACCACATCCTGGTGAGCGAGGCGCTCAAGCCCCGCGTGCAGGGCTGCGTGGTGGACCGGGTGCCGCGCAAGTGGGACAAGCCCAGCGATCACGCACCGGTGATCGCCGAGATCGCCTAG
- the ntrC gene encoding nitrogen regulation protein NR(I), whose protein sequence is MKPIWIVDDDQSIRFVLEKALLREDLPTRSFTNPREVLAALEGASDEDGPQILVSDIRMPGGSGLDLLAKVKEKHPGLPVIIMTAFSDLDSAVSAFQGGAFEYLPKPFDLPKAVELIRRAVEESQREEVAEERMSAAPEMLGQAPAMQDVFRAIGRLSQSNVTVMITGESGSGKELVARALHKHSPRANGPFVAINTAAIPKDLLESELFGHERGAFTGAQTMRRGRFEQAEGGTLFLDEIGDMPFDLQTRLLRVLSDGHFYRVGGHSSVKANVRVIAATHQDLELRVKEGVFREDLFHRLNVIRLRLPRLSDRREDVPMLTRHFLQQSAKQLGVEPKRISDAALARLSSFSFPGNVRQLENICHWLTVMAPAQVIEAKDLPPEVAALPEAAPAEPAGRADAPARAMPLPALEDGTDSHADAPLPHLGGPLNGTAWESGLEVEAQELLASGRHDVWDELTKRFESKLILTALANTRGRRIEAAQKLGIGRNTITRKIQELGLE, encoded by the coding sequence ATGAAGCCGATCTGGATAGTTGACGATGACCAATCGATCCGCTTCGTGCTGGAGAAGGCGCTGTTGCGCGAAGACCTGCCCACGCGCAGCTTCACCAACCCGCGCGAAGTGCTGGCGGCGCTGGAGGGCGCGAGCGACGAGGACGGCCCGCAAATCCTGGTGAGTGACATCCGCATGCCGGGCGGCTCGGGCCTGGACCTGCTGGCCAAGGTCAAGGAGAAACACCCCGGCCTGCCGGTCATCATCATGACCGCGTTCTCCGACCTGGACAGCGCCGTGAGCGCCTTCCAGGGCGGCGCGTTTGAATACCTGCCCAAGCCCTTTGACCTGCCCAAGGCGGTTGAACTGATCCGCCGCGCCGTGGAGGAAAGCCAGCGCGAGGAAGTGGCCGAGGAGCGCATGAGCGCGGCCCCCGAGATGCTCGGGCAGGCACCGGCCATGCAGGACGTGTTTCGCGCCATTGGCCGGCTCAGCCAGAGCAATGTCACGGTGATGATCACCGGCGAATCGGGCTCGGGCAAGGAGCTGGTGGCGCGCGCGCTGCACAAGCATTCGCCGCGCGCCAACGGCCCCTTTGTGGCCATCAACACCGCGGCCATTCCCAAGGACCTGCTCGAGAGCGAGCTGTTTGGCCATGAGCGCGGTGCCTTCACCGGCGCCCAGACCATGCGGCGCGGGCGCTTCGAGCAGGCCGAGGGCGGCACGCTGTTCCTCGACGAAATCGGCGACATGCCGTTTGACCTGCAGACCCGCCTGCTGCGCGTGTTGTCTGACGGGCACTTTTACCGCGTGGGCGGCCACAGCTCGGTCAAGGCCAATGTGCGCGTGATCGCGGCCACCCACCAGGACCTGGAGCTGCGCGTCAAGGAAGGCGTGTTCCGCGAAGACCTGTTTCACCGCCTCAACGTGATCCGCCTGCGCCTGCCGCGCCTGAGCGACCGGCGCGAAGACGTGCCCATGCTCACGCGCCATTTCCTGCAGCAAAGCGCCAAGCAGCTGGGCGTGGAACCCAAGCGCATTTCCGACGCCGCGCTGGCGCGGTTGAGCAGCTTCAGCTTCCCTGGCAATGTGCGCCAGCTCGAGAACATCTGCCACTGGCTCACCGTCATGGCGCCGGCCCAGGTGATCGAGGCCAAGGACCTGCCGCCCGAGGTCGCGGCCCTGCCCGAAGCGGCGCCGGCCGAGCCTGCGGGGCGGGCCGATGCCCCCGCCCGCGCCATGCCGCTGCCGGCGTTGGAGGATGGAACCGATTCACATGCCGATGCGCCGCTGCCGCACCTGGGCGGGCCGCTCAACGGCACCGCGTGGGAATCGGGCCTGGAAGTGGAAGCGCAGGAGTTGCTCGCCTCGGGGCGGCATGACGTGTGGGATGAACTCACCAAGCGCTTTGAGTCCAAGCTCATCCTCACGGCGCTGGCCAACACGCGTGGCCGCCGCATTGAAGCGGCGCAGAAGCTGGGCATCGGCCGCAACACCATCACCCGCAAGATCCAGGAACTCGGCCTGGAGTAG
- a CDS encoding PAS domain-containing sensor histidine kinase, with translation MEQARPPTFPRFQSFDLLATLVAVVRGDGTVLFANAALEDALGTSRRMIEGSPLPDCFTEPHILQNALEGAGSNEFAALRYDAWLRRLNHEPLPVHVIVAQTERPGEIIVELLPLEAQAKQDREERLIDQAQANKELIRNLAHEIKNPLGGIRGAAQLLQLEIDPGLTEYTQVIIHEADRLQTLVDRLLAPHRRPHVVGDVNIHEVCERVRSLILAEFPRGLRVSREYDTSIPEFRGDREQLIQAVLNIAHNACQALAERIHAGDAQLVFRTRIARQVTFGKQRYRLALELHVMDNGPGVPDSIKDRIFYPLVSGREGGSGLGLTLAQTFVQQHHGLIECDSVPGRTDFKILIPLP, from the coding sequence TTGGAACAAGCCCGCCCCCCCACCTTCCCCCGTTTTCAGTCGTTCGACCTGCTGGCCACCCTGGTGGCCGTGGTTCGTGGCGACGGCACCGTCCTCTTTGCCAATGCCGCGCTCGAGGATGCCCTGGGCACCTCGCGCCGCATGATCGAGGGTTCTCCGTTGCCCGACTGCTTCACCGAACCGCACATCCTGCAGAACGCGCTGGAAGGCGCGGGCAGCAACGAGTTTGCGGCGCTGCGCTACGACGCCTGGCTGCGGCGGCTGAATCACGAGCCATTGCCCGTGCATGTCATCGTGGCCCAGACCGAGCGACCCGGCGAGATCATCGTCGAGCTGCTGCCGCTGGAGGCCCAGGCCAAGCAGGACCGCGAGGAGCGCCTGATCGACCAGGCCCAGGCCAACAAGGAGCTGATCCGCAACCTGGCCCATGAGATCAAGAACCCGCTGGGTGGCATCCGCGGCGCGGCGCAGCTGCTGCAGCTGGAGATCGATCCCGGCCTCACCGAATACACCCAGGTCATCATCCACGAGGCCGACCGGCTGCAGACGCTGGTGGACCGCCTGCTGGCGCCGCACCGTCGCCCGCATGTGGTGGGGGACGTGAACATCCACGAGGTCTGTGAGCGCGTGCGCTCGCTGATCCTGGCGGAGTTCCCGCGCGGGCTCAGGGTCAGCCGCGAATACGACACCTCGATCCCCGAGTTCCGCGGCGACCGCGAGCAACTGATCCAGGCCGTGCTGAACATCGCGCACAACGCCTGCCAGGCCCTGGCCGAGCGCATCCATGCAGGCGACGCGCAGTTGGTATTCCGTACCCGCATCGCCAGACAAGTGACATTTGGAAAGCAACGCTATCGACTGGCACTGGAATTGCATGTCATGGATAACGGGCCCGGTGTACCGGACTCGATCAAGGACCGCATCTTCTATCCGCTGGTGTCAGGGCGCGAGGGCGGTTCGGGGCTGGGGCTGACATTGGCGCAAACCTTTGTGCAGCAGCATCATGGTCTGATCGAGTGCGACAGCGTGCCCGGCCGGACGGACTTCAAGATCTTGATTCCGTTGCCATGA
- the glnA gene encoding type I glutamate--ammonia ligase, with protein MAKTVADVMKMVKENEVKFVDFRFTDTRGKEQHVTVPVSHFDEDKFASGHAFDGSSVAGWKGIEASDMLLMPDANTANIDPFYEETTLFMSCDVLDPTDGKAYDRDPRSIAKRAEAYLKSTGLGDTAFFGPEPEFFIFDDVRWNSDMSGTFYKIDEYEAPWNTGKKLEGGNKGHRPAVKGGYFPVPPVDSTQDMRAEMSLILESLGVPVEVFHHEVAGAGQNELGTKFSTLVQRADWTLLLKYVVQNVANAYGKTATFMPKPIVGDNGSGMHVHQSIWKDGKNLFAGDGYAGLSDFALYYIGGIIKHARALNAITNPGTNSYKRLVPGFEAPVKLAYSAKNRSASIRIPFVANPKGRRIEARFPDPLCNPYLGFSALMMAGLDGVENKIHPGEAATKDLYHLPPEEDAKIPTVCHSLDQALEYLDKGRSFLTKGGVFTDTMIDAYIELKMQEVTRFRMATHPVEFDMYYSL; from the coding sequence ATGGCAAAGACCGTCGCAGACGTGATGAAGATGGTGAAGGAAAACGAAGTCAAGTTTGTTGACTTCCGCTTCACCGACACCCGTGGCAAGGAGCAGCACGTCACCGTGCCCGTTTCGCACTTTGACGAAGACAAGTTTGCGTCGGGCCATGCGTTTGACGGTTCTTCCGTTGCGGGCTGGAAGGGCATTGAAGCCTCCGACATGCTGCTCATGCCGGACGCGAACACCGCCAACATCGATCCGTTCTACGAAGAAACGACGCTGTTCATGAGCTGCGACGTGCTCGACCCCACCGACGGCAAGGCCTATGACCGCGACCCGCGCTCCATCGCCAAGCGCGCCGAGGCCTACCTCAAGTCCACGGGCCTGGGCGACACCGCCTTCTTCGGCCCGGAACCCGAGTTCTTCATTTTTGACGACGTGCGCTGGAACAGCGACATGTCGGGCACCTTCTACAAGATCGACGAGTACGAGGCTCCGTGGAACACCGGCAAGAAGCTCGAAGGCGGCAACAAGGGCCATCGCCCCGCCGTCAAGGGCGGCTACTTCCCCGTGCCCCCGGTTGACAGCACGCAGGACATGCGCGCCGAGATGTCCCTGATCCTCGAATCGCTGGGCGTGCCGGTCGAAGTGTTCCACCACGAAGTGGCTGGCGCCGGCCAGAACGAACTCGGCACCAAGTTCAGCACGCTGGTCCAGCGCGCCGACTGGACGCTGCTGCTCAAGTACGTGGTGCAGAACGTGGCCAACGCCTATGGCAAGACCGCCACCTTCATGCCCAAGCCCATCGTGGGCGACAACGGTTCCGGCATGCACGTGCACCAGTCCATCTGGAAGGACGGCAAGAACCTGTTCGCCGGTGACGGCTACGCCGGCCTGAGCGATTTCGCGCTGTACTACATCGGCGGCATCATCAAGCACGCCCGTGCCCTGAACGCCATCACCAACCCCGGCACCAACAGCTACAAGCGCCTGGTGCCCGGCTTCGAAGCCCCGGTGAAGCTGGCCTACTCGGCCAAGAACCGCTCGGCCTCGATTCGCATCCCGTTCGTGGCCAACCCCAAGGGCCGCCGCATCGAGGCGCGCTTCCCCGATCCGCTGTGCAACCCCTACCTCGGCTTCTCGGCCCTGATGATGGCCGGCCTGGACGGCGTGGAAAACAAGATCCACCCCGGCGAAGCCGCCACCAAGGACCTGTACCACCTGCCGCCCGAGGAAGACGCGAAGATCCCGACCGTGTGCCACAGCCTCGACCAGGCGCTGGAGTACCTCGACAAGGGCCGTTCGTTCCTGACCAAGGGTGGCGTGTTCACCGACACCATGATCGACGCCTACATCGAGCTCAAGATGCAGGAAGTCACGCGCTTCCGCATGGCGACGCACCCGGTCGAATTCGACATGTACTACTCACTGTAA